A single region of the Schistocerca serialis cubense isolate TAMUIC-IGC-003099 chromosome 7, iqSchSeri2.2, whole genome shotgun sequence genome encodes:
- the LOC126412513 gene encoding uncharacterized protein LOC126412513 isoform X2: MRNVEIKAKVRNLAELISRAEQLSNSKGEVIKQEDTFYNVPRGRLKLRKFEDGTSQLICYERADTEGPKVCEYTRVDFPPGSNPGPVLAQALGIKGTVKKTRRLYLVGNTRIHIDEVFGLGKFMELEVVLTEDQRIEEGQAVAEDIRRKLGVEETDLLSGAYMDMLLRR; encoded by the exons ATGAGGAACGTAGAGATAAAAGCAAAGGTCAGGAACCTCGCAGAACTCATCTCGAGGGCAGAACAGCTTAGTAACTCCAAAGGCGAAGTTATAAAACAGGAAGATACGTTTTATAATGTGCCTCGAGGAAGACTCAAACTTAGAAAATTTGAG GATGGAACATCACAGTTAATATGTTACGAAAGAGCCGATACTGAAGGACCTAAAGTATGTGAGTACACGAGAGTTGATTTTCCACCTGGTTCGAACCCAGGACCAGTATTGGCTCAAGCATTGGGAATTAAAGGAACTGTAAAGAAAACTCGAAGGCTTTACCTTGTGGGTAACACAAGAATACACATTGATGAAGTCTTTGGCTTAGGAAAATTTATGGAGTTGGAG GTTGTTCTTACTGAAGACCAGCGTATTGAAGAAGGTCAAGCGGTGGCTGAAGATATTAGGAGGAAATTAGGAGTTGAAGAAACAGATCTCTTATCTGGTGCATATATGGATATGTTGTTGAGACGTTGA
- the LOC126412513 gene encoding uncharacterized protein LOC126412513 isoform X1 yields MRNVEIKAKVRNLAELISRAEQLSNSKGEVIKQEDTFYNVPRGRLKLRKFEVFHQADGTSQLICYERADTEGPKVCEYTRVDFPPGSNPGPVLAQALGIKGTVKKTRRLYLVGNTRIHIDEVFGLGKFMELEVVLTEDQRIEEGQAVAEDIRRKLGVEETDLLSGAYMDMLLRR; encoded by the exons ATGAGGAACGTAGAGATAAAAGCAAAGGTCAGGAACCTCGCAGAACTCATCTCGAGGGCAGAACAGCTTAGTAACTCCAAAGGCGAAGTTATAAAACAGGAAGATACGTTTTATAATGTGCCTCGAGGAAGACTCAAACTTAGAAAATTTGAGGTATTTCACCAAGCG GATGGAACATCACAGTTAATATGTTACGAAAGAGCCGATACTGAAGGACCTAAAGTATGTGAGTACACGAGAGTTGATTTTCCACCTGGTTCGAACCCAGGACCAGTATTGGCTCAAGCATTGGGAATTAAAGGAACTGTAAAGAAAACTCGAAGGCTTTACCTTGTGGGTAACACAAGAATACACATTGATGAAGTCTTTGGCTTAGGAAAATTTATGGAGTTGGAG GTTGTTCTTACTGAAGACCAGCGTATTGAAGAAGGTCAAGCGGTGGCTGAAGATATTAGGAGGAAATTAGGAGTTGAAGAAACAGATCTCTTATCTGGTGCATATATGGATATGTTGTTGAGACGTTGA